One window of the Suricata suricatta isolate VVHF042 chromosome 7, meerkat_22Aug2017_6uvM2_HiC, whole genome shotgun sequence genome contains the following:
- the LOC115296527 gene encoding putative olfactory receptor 2B8 translates to MDQKNGSSFTGFILLGFSDRPQLERILFVVLLIFYLLTLLGNTTIIALSHLDPRLHTPMYFFLSNLSFLDLCYTTSTVPQLLVHLRGADKSISFGGCVAQLFVSLGLGSTECILLGMMAFDRYAAICRPLHYMVIMHRHLCALMASASWFIGFANSSLQTVLIFLVPLCGRNKIDNFICELPPLLKLACVDPTVIKSEIFFAAVIILFIPVILITFSYGQIVRAVLRIKSAAGRRKAFGTCGSHLTVVSLFYSTATYAYLQPSNNHSQDQGKFIALVYIIITPMVNPFIYTLRNKDVMGAMKKVLCRGSDSR, encoded by the coding sequence ATGGACCAGAAAAATGGAAGCTCTTTCACTGGGTTTATCCTGCTGGGTTTCTCTGACCGGCCTCAACTGGAGAGAATCCTCTTTGTGGTTCTTCTGATCTTCTATCTGCTCACCCTGCTGGGAAACACAACCATCATTGCACTGTCCCACCTGGACCCACGCCTGcacactcccatgtactttttcctctccAACCTGAGCTTTCTGGACCTGTGTTACACGACCAGCACTGTCCCTCAGCTCCTGGTCCATCTCAGAGGGGCAGACAAGTCCATCTCCTTTGGCGGCTGTGTAGCTCAGCTGTTCGTCTCTCTAGGGTTGGGATCCACAGAATGCATCCTCTTAGGGATGATGGCATTTGATCGTTATGCAGCCATCTGCAGGCCCCTGCACTACATGGTGATCATGCACCGTCATCTCTGTGCCCTGATGGCTTCTGCATCGTGGTTCATTGGTTTTGCCAACTCCTCATTGCAGACAGTGCTCATCTTTCTTGTACCACTATGTGGGAGAAATAAGATAGATAACTTCATTTGTGAGCTCCCCCCACTGCTCAAGCTTGCCTGTGTTGACCCCACTGTTATTAAGTCTGAGATCTTCTTTGCCGCTGTGATCATTCTCTTCATACCCGTGATATTAATCACATTCTCCTATGGTCAGATTGTCAGGGCAGTGTTAAGAATAAAGTCAGCTGCAGGACGGAGGAAAGCATTTGGGACATGTGGGTCCCACCTCACAGTGGTCTCCCTGTTCTACAGCACGGCCACCTATGCTTACCTGCAGCCCAGCAACAACCACTCCCAGGATCAGGGCAAGTTCATTGCTCTCGTCTACATCATCATCACCCCCATGGTAAACCCCTTCATCTATACCCTACGGAACAAGGACGTGATGGGAGCAATGAAAAAGGTGCTCTGTAGGGGCTCTGACTCCAGATAA